The proteins below are encoded in one region of Colletotrichum lupini chromosome 5, complete sequence:
- a CDS encoding short-chain dehydrogenase, with protein MSVRTAPLWPGGALIVYGGEDIFITPKPDTTNMSNLKGKVIAITGAASGIGLATAKHLANLGARVSISDVDEPLLATVAADLTKLHGADNVYSRVVDVRDRKAVEAWIAETVEKLGPLDGAANVAGVLGRQGNLATVTQIEDDEWDFVMGVNARGILNAMRAEIPALAEEGQGKSIVNVSSVAGHYGLEYHGAYTASKHAVVGLTKSAAREFGRKGLRINAICPGAIDTPILRTALAAKTTETGADVFEPLLGRVGQPEEVATTIAFLLGDESSYVTGQAWLVDGGSIP; from the exons ATGAGTGTCCGGACGGCTCCACTTTGGCCGGGCGGCGCT CTAATTGTTTACGGAGGGGAAGACATTTTCATCACGCCAAAGCCTGACACCACAAACATGAGCAACCTCAAGGGCAAAGTCATTGCCATCACGGGCGCAGCATCGGGCATCGGCCTGGCGACAGCGAAGCACCTGGCAAACCTAGGCGCGCGAGTATCGATATCGGACGTCGACGAGCCCCTCCTCGCCACGGTCGCGGCTGATCTCACCAAGCTCCACGGGGCAGACAACGTCTACTCGCGAGTCGTGGATGTGAGGGACCGCAAAGCGGTGGAGGCGTGGATCGCGGAAACGGTAGAGAAGCTCGGACCGTTGGACGGTGCGGCCAACGTCGCCGGCGTGCTTGGGCGGCAGGGCAACTTGGCGACGGTGACGCAGATTGAGGACGATGAGTGGGACTTCGTGATGGGCGTGAATGCGAGGGGAATATTGAACGCCATGAGGGCCGAGATTCCTGCACTGGCGGAGGAGGGACAGGGAAAGAGTATTGTGAACGTGTCGAGCGTGGCGGGGCACTACGGGTTGGAGTATCATGGGGCGTATACGGCGAGTAAGCATGCTGTTGTTGGTTTGACCAAGAGTGCGGCGAGGGAGTTTGGGAGGAAGGGATTGAGGATCAATGCTATCTGCCC CGGCGCAATCGATACGCCTATTTTACGAACGGCGCTGGCGGCCAAGACCACAGAGACCGGGGCAGACGTGTTTGAGCCGCTTTTGGGGAGAGTCGGGCAGCCTGAGGAGGTGGCGACGACAATTGCCTTTTTGCTAGGAGATGAGTCTTCGTATGTCACCGGGCAGGCTTGGTTAGTCGATGGTGGTTCAATTCCTTGA
- a CDS encoding peptidase family M28, whose amino-acid sequence MVSTRYIAVLAALASFVATSPAPSHQQGSRFLFAHTDSTLRLVKTSPADPGSWVTDADKDVLIESGVRFIDITDIKDEEVLEMISTPDHDFSQYLNTLDLNADLAQRGSDWMQGELDGRSMASAEQPTPFNTERAMRQLKTMTEFWSRDHRVENGTKAAEWILESIERIVALVNPHIESAAFAHNATKQPSVIAKLPGATSDIVVFGAHFDSISRKPGGYAPGADDNASGTVVLLELLRTLAEKTSHKETEPWKPLRNTIEFHFYAAEEVGLLGSSEIFYDYKVKNKTVVAMLNHDMLGFSSTDKVSLGGDKIDPRLTHVLRTIAKQRGIATLSFSCGYACSDHASAHNNKYPAAFITADRDPIGNDRIHTDKDTLETIEKETLERHFQFSLAALEVLSNANVTKLGRPSDDLM is encoded by the exons ATGGTATCAACCCGCTACATTGCTGTCTTGGCAGCATTGGCATCCTTCGTAGCAACCTCACCTGCACCAAGCCACCAACAGGGTTCACGATTCTTATTCGCCCATACTGATTCTACCCTTCGGCTTGTCAAAACATCCCCAGCTGATCCTGGATCATGGGTCACCGATGCGGACAAAGACGTGTTGATCGAGAGCGGTGTCCGTTTCATCGACATCACTGACATCAAG GACGAAGAAGTTCTCGAAATGATATCCACTCCTGATCATGACTTCAGTCAATACCTCAACACACTCGACCTGAATGCTGACTTGGCTCAGCGAGGGTCAGATTGGATGCAGGGCGAACTTGATGGCCGATCTATGGCCTCTGCTGAGCAACCGACACCGTTCAATACTGAACGTGCAATGCGTCAACTCAAGACAATGACCGA GTTTTGGAGCAGAGATCATCGGGTGGAAAACGGCACGAAAGCTGCCGAATGGATCCTCGAAAGTATTGAGAGAATCGTTGCCTTGGTCAACCCGCATATCGAATCCGCCGCGTTCGCGCACAACGCCACCAAGCAGCCCTCCGTTATTGCCAAGCTACCCGGAGCTACCTCGGACATCG TTGTCTTCGGCGCCCACTTCGACTCCATTTCAAGAAAGCCTGGTGGCTATGCTCCGGGAGCCGACGATAATGCTTCTGGAACGGTCGTGCTACTTGAACTTCTCCGGACACTAGCAGAAAAGACGAGTCACAAGGAAACCGAGCCTTGGAAGCCTCTTCGCAACACAATTGAGTTCCACTTCTATGCCGCAGAAGAGGTCGGTTTGCTTGGCTCTTCAGAGATCTTCTACGATTACAAGGTCAAAAACAAGACGGTGGTTGCCATGCTGAACCACGATATGCTGGGATTCTCTTCCACTGACAAGGTATCTCTTGGTGGCGACAAAATTGACCCGCGCCTCACACATGTCCTCCGCACCATTGCGAAGCAGCGCGGCATCGCAACACTGAGCTTTTCTTGCGGTTACGCCTGTTCCGATCATGCAAGCGCTCACAATAACAAGTACC CTGCGGCCTTCATTACTGCCGATCGTGACCCAATCGGCAACGACAGAATTCACACTGATAAAGAT ACATTGGAGACGATCGAGAAAGAAACGCTTGAACGCCATTTCCAATTCAGCCTCGCAGCTCTTGAGGTTCTCTCGAACGCAAACGTAACCAAGTTAGGCAGACCAAGCGACGATCTAATGTAA
- a CDS encoding cytochrome P450: protein MSASPEEAPALPWFRRLIVPLRSAGRLHNTFSDSQHAILLEENHPFWSSHVTGYTSGSTADSQFTPLPETFVETEYLGQKTRFGIRHCPDDEINGYRSQEESFLGISPLYFGSRTRSLSSDGFLGSYTEWLVLGLLFLVILRRIAKFIDEERRIRRHGGHASRYKSYTPFGVLSGLHFLWSITTHALQDQNLKFMHNAFLRSGQGKKNPYTFEVSLIGSRAIFTADPENIRAMLATQFSDFGKGQRFRADWFELMGNSIFNVDGDAWHASRQRLRSLFTRQRVSDLVCFERHIQDMLPALAGGHCVDMKDILSRFALDVSADFSLGRQVDSLTSEEDDAVFEAFERIRHTQSLIERLGPLNFLVPRRRFRKDLEALDKFMGPSIEKAISMSDAELAEIDKTDHGWTLLHACAGVSRDARYLRDEMVSILIAGRDTTAATMSWAFFELAKSPEVLAELRREIENKLGVGARARLPTYDDLKSMTFVTHVLNETLRLYPNAPFNIRAASKDTSLPRGGGLDGNDPVGVPSGTQIIYSTHILQLRDDLNSYKYPLQDFYPRRWETWTPRPWTYIPFNGGPRICIGQQLALTEMAYVLVRVFQQYRSVEVRQEPMSKDSESMAIGWENRGMGPSAHTHSNQSNK from the exons ATGAGTG CGTCTCCGGAGGAGGCCCCTGCTCTGCCTTGGTTCCGTCGCCTGATAGTTCCGCTGCGTTCCGCAG GTCGACTCCATAACACATTTTCCGATTCTCAGCATGCCATCCTCCTCGAAGAGAATCATCCGTTTTGGTCTAGCCATGTCACTGGTTACACCTCAGGCTCTACCGCGGACTCGCAATTCACCCCTCTCCCCGAGACGTTTGTCGAA ACCGAGTATCTCGGACAAAAGACCAGATTTGGCATCCGTCATTGTCCTGATGATGAGATCAACGGCTATAGAAGTCAAGAAGAATCTTTCCTCGGTATTAGTCCTCTGTATTTCGGATCTCGCACCAGATCCCTGAGCTCA GATGGTTTCCTTGGGTCATATACAGAATGGCTTGTCCTTGGGCTACTGTTCCTCGTCATCCTACGAAGGATTGCTAAGTTCATTGACGAAGAAAGGAGGATTCGGCGTCATGGAGGGCACGCGTCGAGATACAAGTCATATACGCCGTTTG GCGTGTTGTCCGGCTTGCATTTTCTATGGTCCATCACCACTCATGCCTTACAGGATCAAAACCTCAAATTCATGCATAATGCGTTTCTCCGATCAGGCCAGGGGAAGAAGAACCCATACACGTTTGAGGTCTCCTTGATAGGGTCGCGTGCAATTTTCACTGCCGATCCCGAGAATATTCGAGCCATGCTGGCAACTCAATTCAGCGACTTTGGAAAGGGTCAGCGCTTCAGAGCAGATTGGTTTGAACTCATGGGAAATAGCATCTTCAACGTTGACGGTGACGCTTGGCATGCCTCGCGCCAACGTCTCCGATCTCTCTTCACCCGCCAACGAGTTAGTGACCTCGTCTGTTTTGAGCGTCATATCCAGGATATGCTTCCAGCATTAGCTGGTGGCCATTGTGTGGATATGAAGGACATCTTAAGCAGATTTGCGCTTGATGTATCGGCAGACTTTTCCCTCGGAAGACAGGTGGATTCTCTGACAAGCGAAGAGGATGACGCCGTCTTTGAAGCATTCGAGCGTATCCGCCACACTCAGTCCTTGATTGAGCGATTGGGCCCTCTGAACTTCCTCGTTCCGCGCCGCAGATTCCGCAAAGACCTAGAGGCCTTGGATAAGTTTATGGGTCCCAGCATCGAGAAGGCAATATCAATGTCGGATGCGGAGCTAGCGGAGATAGACAAGACAGACCACGGATGGACACTTCTTCATGCATGCGCTGGTGTCTCTCGAGACGCTCGGTATCTGCGTGATGAAATGGTGTCGATATTGATCGCTGGCCGAGACACCACTGCAGCTACAATGTCCTGGGCTTTCTTTGAGCTCGCGAAGAGTCCCGAGGTACTTGCCGAGCTTCGCCGCGAGATCGAGAACAAGTTGGGCGTTGGTGCCAGAGCTCGTCTACCAACTTATGACGACCTCAAGAGCATGACGTTCGTCACGCACGTGTTGAATGAGACTCTTCGGCTATATCCCAACGCACCTTTCAACATCAGAGCTGCTTCAAAAGACACCAGTCTACCACGTGGAGGTGGGCTAGACGGGAATGACCCCGTAGGAGTTCCATCGGGTACCCAGATCATCTATTCCACGCATATCCTTCAATTGCGAGATGATCTCAATTCATACAAGTATCCACTCCAAGACTTCTATCCCCGTCGATGGGAAACTTGGACACCTCGTCCATGGACGTATATTCCGTTCAATGGTGGGCCGAGGATATGCATCGGGCAGCAGCTAGCTCTGACTGAGATGGCGTACGTCTTGGTTCGTGTGTTTCAACAATACAGAAGTGTTGAAGTGAGACAAGAACCAATGTCTAAAGATTCGGAGTCCATGGCAATTGGCTGGGAGAACAGAGGCATGGGGCCCAGCGCACATACCCATTCAAATCAATCAaacaaataa
- a CDS encoding cytochrome P450, protein MSTNGFVALCLFGLYTMYTISCLIRNITVAKTIGIPVVWSPISPFNSFWIIFNKRVAPIFQRLPLGMGDWTTYNTLDWTWVDRTHGNSEVHDKHGDTFAHATPREVEIHTRDPAVAIQVLRKQANDFPKISHYASKYVLGTSLVSSDGHDWTRHRKATVATLSDRTNRLVWAEGVRQTQQMIHHYQHTSRGLICDPVDDVRELYLHVFTSVCFGFTYDFKQPEKDCIPEGHSRSYRHCLHTSLKDILILRLVPSWAMRFPFLPQRIKNFRDAVAEMRQYLDEMISDCKDNLRGSREKTQNDNLLSFMVKRNRDLEVETLMYKFKDDGSHALLTESEIRGNLFTYSLGGHESSAHTLTFAIYLLAALPEQQAWLMEEIDEVLGGRPDWESQDAFMDIFPRLKRCQAAMPSVTVLPKCTGSKATTLLVGSEDHRIPANANVFVNMPSIQVHQPVWGTDAMHWKPDRWIMTSDHMKGLDSEQLKAPPDGAFLPWSEGKRACPGKRFSQVGFVAALATLLYKHRLEVIPNAEESLENARERIIEVVNDTYAVMTVHMHKPLSHIGEIVPPTTWILTTNP, encoded by the exons ATGTCGACAAACGGTTTCGTTGCTCTTTGTCTGTTTGGGCTCTATACTATGTACACCATATCGTGTCTCATTCGAAACATCACCGTTGCCAAGACTATTGGTATTCCGGTTGTCTGGAGCCCCATAAGCCCCTTCAACTCATTCTGGATCATCTTCAACAAACGAGTTGCACCAATCTTTCAGCGCCTTCCTCTAGGCATGGGCGATTGGACCACGTACAATACTCTTGATTGGACATGGGTTGACCGGACACATGGCAACTCTGAAGTTCATGACAAGCATGGCGACACCTTCGCTCACGCCACGCCGAGAGAAGTTGAGATTCACACTCGGGATCCTGCAGTAGCTATTCAAGTGCTTCGGAAGCAGGCGAACGACTTTCCCAAGATAAGCCATTACGCCAGCAAGT ACGTACTGGGCACGAGTCTGGTATCCTCAGACGGCCATGATTGGACTCGTCACCGGAAGGCGACTGTCGCCACTCTGAGCGACAGGACCAATCGTCTCGTGTGGGCAGAAGGCGTCCGACAGACTCAGCAAATGATTCATCATTATCAACACACTTCACGGGGCCTAATTTGCGATCCTGTGGACGATGTCCGCGAACTTTACCTTCATGTCTTCACTAGCGTTTGTTTCGGCTTTACGTATGACTTCAAGCAGCCCGAAAAAGACTGCATTCCAGAAGGACACTCGCGAAGCTACAGGCACTGTCTCCACACCAGTCTCAAGGATATTCTCATCCTTCGGCTTGTGCCAAGTTGGGCTATGAGATTTCCTTTCCTGCCACAGAGGATTAAGAACTTCCGAGATGCTGTGGCTGAGATGCGGCAGTATCTCGATGAAATGATCAGCGACTGCAAAGACAATCTTAGAGGCAGCAGGGAAAAGACGCAGAATGACAACTTACTTAGCTTTATGGTAAAGAGGAACAGAGATTTGGAAGTCGAAACTCTCATGTATAAATTCAAGGATGATGGATCGCATGCCTTACTGACAGAGTCTGAGATTCGTGGAAATCTATTTACCTACTCACTTGGAGGACATGAGTCTTCTGCACATACGCTGACGTTTGCAATCTATCTCCTGGCAGCTTTACCAGAGCAGCAAGCTTGGCTTATGGAAGAGATTGATGAGGTTCTTGGTGGCAGACCAGATTGGGAGTCGCAGGATGCTTTCATGGATATTTTCCCTCGTTTGAAAAGGTGTCAAGCCGCCATG CCTTCGGTCACAGTCCTTCCCAAATGCACCGGGTCGAAAGCAACGACTTTGCTTGTTGGTAGCGAAGATCATCGCATCCCAGCAAACGCCAATGTCTTTGTCAACATGCCTAGCATTCAGGTACACCAACCCGTATGGGGAACCGATGCAATGCACTGGAAACCTGATCGATGGATCATGACAAGCGATCACATGAAGGGTCTGGACAGCGAACAACTCAAAGCACCTCCTGATGGCGCTTTTCTCCCGTGGAGCGAGGGGAAACGGGCTTGTCCGGGCAAGAGATTCTCCCAGGTTGGCTTTGTTGCAGCACTTGCGACTCTCCTCTACAAGCACAGACTTGAAGTCATACCCAATGCTGAAGAAAGCCTCGAAAACGCTAGGGAAAGGATCATTGAAGTTGTAAACGACACTTACGCCGTCATGACTGTCCATATGCACAAGCCTCTCTCT CACATCGGCGAAATTGTTCCTCCGACAACTTGGATCCTAACCACCAACCCCTGA